A region from the Gemmatimonadales bacterium genome encodes:
- a CDS encoding SgcJ/EcaC family oxidoreductase codes for MKAIRLEVVGFVALAAIGCGGPPRPAAAAADDPSPAALSAADEAGVRAVDSAWAAAANRGDAAALSELYASDAVYQAPDAPPVTGRDAIAKEMTGLMQLKPAGMTLRTEKVEGRGDLAYAVGQFAMTVNGQTTTGHYAEVFKKQGDGSWKYAVDAWAMNGK; via the coding sequence ATGAAAGCCATTCGCCTGGAGGTCGTCGGATTTGTGGCGCTTGCCGCGATCGGCTGCGGCGGCCCGCCCAGGCCCGCCGCGGCCGCCGCCGATGATCCGTCACCTGCGGCGCTCTCCGCCGCCGATGAGGCAGGCGTGCGCGCTGTCGATTCCGCGTGGGCCGCCGCCGCCAACCGGGGCGACGCGGCGGCGCTCTCGGAGCTGTATGCGTCCGATGCGGTATATCAGGCCCCCGACGCGCCGCCGGTGACTGGGCGGGATGCCATCGCGAAGGAAATGACCGGCCTGATGCAGCTCAAGCCGGCCGGGATGACGCTCAGGACGGAGAAGGTGGAGGGGCGGGGCGATCTCGCCTACGCCGTTGGCCAGTTTGCGATGACGGTGAACGGCCAGACGACGACAGGGCACTATGCAGAGGTGTTCAAGAAGCAGGGGGACGGGTCGTGGAAGTACGCGGTCGATGCTTGGGCGATGAATGGGAAGTAG
- a CDS encoding class II fructose-bisphosphate aldolase, whose product MSDAVREAIGIYGGAVAQSGAGVAVRDAAALRSSATDRLVGQAVFGEGAERDAGRWLLWELGQATGARPASIHDLYMARGRGECGGFTVPAINVRAMAYDTGRAVFRAARAGGVGALILEIARSEIAYTDQRPAEYVSVMLGAALREGHTLPLFIQGDHCQVNAKKYASDPDGEIAEVEKLIAEEIGAGFYNVDVDTSTLVDLSQPTLAEQQRANYERAAGITRFIRRREPDGVTVSVGAEIGEVGMKNSTVEELHAFMDGYNASLASLGSFAGISKISVQTGTSHGGVVLADGSIAEVKLDLAALAALSRVARERYHLAGAVQHGASTLPADAFGNFPRVETAEIHLATNFQNIIFDHARLPAPLRAAVKAWLGENAQGERKAGDSEEQFYYKARKRAIGPFKRELWELPDDVRGAIAADLERMFAFLFQQLNVNGTADLVRRHVDAPLQHHATLKPALVAAADDPDAGE is encoded by the coding sequence ATGTCTGATGCAGTGCGCGAGGCGATAGGAATTTACGGCGGTGCGGTGGCGCAGAGCGGCGCGGGCGTCGCGGTGCGGGACGCGGCCGCGCTCCGTTCTTCCGCCACCGACCGGCTGGTGGGGCAGGCGGTGTTCGGTGAGGGGGCCGAGCGCGACGCCGGGCGCTGGCTGCTCTGGGAGCTGGGCCAGGCCACCGGCGCTCGGCCGGCGTCGATTCACGATCTGTACATGGCGCGCGGCCGCGGTGAGTGCGGCGGGTTCACCGTGCCCGCCATCAACGTGCGCGCGATGGCGTACGACACCGGGCGCGCGGTGTTCCGCGCCGCGCGGGCGGGCGGGGTGGGCGCGCTCATTTTGGAGATTGCGCGGTCCGAAATCGCCTACACCGACCAGCGGCCGGCCGAGTACGTGTCTGTAATGCTCGGCGCGGCGCTCCGCGAGGGCCATACCCTTCCGCTCTTCATCCAGGGCGACCACTGCCAGGTCAACGCCAAGAAGTACGCCAGCGACCCCGACGGCGAAATCGCGGAGGTGGAGAAGCTCATCGCGGAAGAGATCGGCGCGGGGTTTTACAACGTCGACGTCGACACCTCGACGCTGGTCGATCTCTCGCAGCCCACCCTCGCCGAGCAGCAGCGCGCCAACTACGAGCGCGCCGCCGGCATCACCCGCTTCATCCGCCGCCGCGAGCCGGACGGCGTGACCGTGTCGGTGGGCGCCGAGATCGGCGAAGTGGGGATGAAGAACAGCACGGTCGAAGAGCTGCACGCGTTCATGGATGGGTACAACGCGAGCCTTGCCTCGCTCGGCTCGTTCGCCGGGATCAGCAAGATCTCGGTCCAGACCGGCACCAGCCACGGTGGCGTGGTGCTCGCCGACGGCAGCATTGCGGAAGTCAAGCTCGACCTCGCGGCGCTCGCGGCGCTCTCCCGCGTGGCGCGCGAGCGATACCACCTGGCCGGCGCGGTGCAGCACGGTGCCAGTACGCTTCCGGCGGATGCATTCGGCAACTTCCCCCGCGTCGAAACCGCCGAAATCCACCTCGCCACCAACTTCCAGAATATCATCTTCGACCACGCCCGCCTGCCCGCGCCGCTCCGCGCCGCCGTCAAGGCGTGGCTCGGAGAGAACGCGCAGGGCGAGCGCAAGGCGGGCGACTCGGAAGAGCAGTTCTACTACAAGGCGCGCAAGCGGGCGATCGGCCCGTTCAAGCGCGAGCTGTGGGAGCTGCCGGACGACGTGCGCGGCGCGATCGCCGCCGACCTCGAGCGGATGTTTGCGTTTCTCTTTCAGCAGCTCAACGTGAACGGCACGGCGGACCTGGTGCGGCGCCACGTGGACGCGCCGCTGCAGCATCACGCGACCCTCAAGCCGGCGCTGGTCGCCGCGGCTGACGACCCCGACGCCGGGGAATAG
- a CDS encoding YtxH domain-containing protein, whose product MVHRREPREVIYLDRGGDASVKWLLWGAVLGAGVALLYAPRSGEETRRTLQRKLWKFRAMTEEKLDELTQQLGGARRASLADLEDEEELDEEDELEDPLEEEGPARGGVAGARQELERRLGEARARRRADAELEEPLA is encoded by the coding sequence ATGGTGCATCGCAGGGAGCCTCGCGAAGTGATCTACCTCGACCGCGGCGGCGACGCCTCGGTCAAGTGGCTGCTCTGGGGCGCGGTGCTCGGCGCCGGCGTGGCGCTGCTCTACGCGCCGCGGAGCGGGGAGGAAACCCGCCGCACCTTGCAGCGCAAGCTCTGGAAATTCCGCGCGATGACCGAGGAGAAGCTCGACGAGCTGACCCAGCAGTTGGGCGGGGCGCGCCGGGCCTCGCTCGCCGACCTCGAGGACGAGGAGGAGCTGGACGAGGAGGACGAGCTGGAAGACCCGCTCGAGGAGGAGGGCCCGGCGCGCGGCGGCGTCGCCGGCGCGCGGCAGGAGCTCGAGCGCCGGCTGGGCGAGGCCCGCGCCCGCCGTCGCGCTGACGCGGAGCTCGAGGAGCCGCTCGCCTGA
- a CDS encoding YihY/virulence factor BrkB family protein has product MSGTPRRAWYQSFRGFVWRTLEAADENHVPFYASALTFDALLAAIPFVLLVLVGLSLAAQALAPAHVTFGDGSVNPSEYFHRFLPPHSTAPGQDPFSLVEGVLTKILRNRATLSLYAAPAFIWFSTRLYASARTALNEIFDVSARPEPARSVVVAYLLGKLRDTALVLATVLLFLANTVLTGGLAYLQSRGTAVAPQFRFFVSTLGRVLGEGLAFAFQLSLFYITYRYASRRRPRWRTALLAATFAAVAFEIAKRLYALYLAHFASLTGPSGDANIGAIVLFVLWVYYTAVVFLLGGVVAEIWDLRKLQQRQRAILA; this is encoded by the coding sequence CTGAGCGGCACGCCCAGGCGGGCTTGGTACCAGTCATTCCGCGGGTTCGTCTGGCGCACTCTCGAGGCCGCCGACGAGAATCATGTCCCGTTCTACGCCAGCGCGCTCACCTTCGACGCGCTGCTCGCGGCCATCCCGTTCGTGCTGCTCGTGCTGGTCGGATTGAGTCTCGCGGCGCAGGCGCTCGCGCCGGCGCACGTCACCTTCGGAGACGGCTCGGTCAACCCCTCGGAATATTTTCATCGCTTTCTTCCACCGCACTCGACCGCGCCGGGCCAGGATCCGTTCAGCCTGGTCGAGGGCGTGCTGACGAAGATCCTGCGCAACCGCGCGACGCTGTCGCTGTATGCCGCGCCCGCGTTCATCTGGTTCAGCACCCGGCTCTACGCGAGCGCGCGCACGGCGCTCAACGAGATCTTCGATGTGTCCGCGCGGCCGGAGCCGGCCCGGTCAGTGGTCGTCGCCTACCTGCTCGGCAAGCTGCGCGACACGGCGCTGGTGCTCGCCACCGTGCTGCTCTTCCTCGCCAACACCGTGCTCACCGGCGGCCTTGCCTATTTGCAGTCGCGTGGCACGGCGGTGGCGCCACAATTCCGGTTCTTCGTTTCGACACTCGGACGGGTGCTGGGCGAGGGGCTCGCATTCGCCTTCCAGCTCTCGCTCTTCTATATCACCTATCGATATGCGTCGCGCCGCCGCCCGCGCTGGCGCACCGCATTGCTCGCGGCAACGTTCGCCGCGGTTGCGTTCGAGATCGCCAAACGGCTCTACGCGCTCTACCTCGCGCACTTCGCCTCGCTCACCGGCCCCTCGGGCGACGCCAACATCGGCGCGATCGTCCTCTTCGTGCTCTGGGTGTACTACACCGCGGTGGTGTTTCTCCTGGGTGGCGTCGTCGCCGAAATCTGGGACCTCAGAAAGCTGCAGCAGCGCCAGCGCGCAATCCTCGCCTGA